A genome region from Bdellovibrionota bacterium includes the following:
- a CDS encoding AgmX/PglI C-terminal domain-containing protein: KDKKFQDLAGRSPQKPIEIDLTPQKLIPDEIVETTQIKTPKIEKEKFEEKKKVLVEKEKKVEVPKKPRETLTDEYISQVVNAQKPFFNRCYAQHLRLNPDSRGQIHLAFTIDVQGKVSTVSMIQSTLSDPQLEKCTMSVIERCRFKAFDGDPIVVNYPINFE, from the coding sequence TAAAGATAAAAAATTTCAAGACTTGGCTGGCAGATCTCCACAAAAACCAATTGAGATTGATCTTACTCCGCAAAAGCTCATCCCAGATGAAATCGTAGAAACTACGCAAATCAAAACCCCAAAGATTGAAAAAGAAAAATTTGAAGAAAAGAAAAAAGTCTTAGTCGAAAAAGAAAAGAAAGTTGAAGTACCTAAAAAACCCCGGGAAACGCTTACCGATGAATACATTTCACAAGTCGTAAACGCCCAAAAACCGTTCTTTAACAGATGTTACGCTCAACACCTGAGATTGAACCCAGATTCTAGAGGACAAATTCACTTGGCCTTCACCATCGATGTTCAAGGCAAGGTTTCAACAGTTAGTATGATTCAAAGTACTTTATCTGATCCACAACTCGAAAAGTGCACCATGTCTGTGATCGAAAGATGTAGATTCAAAGCCTTCGATGGGGACCCTATCGTAGTTAACTATCCAATAAATTTTGAATAG
- the secG gene encoding preprotein translocase subunit SecG — protein MTFVAVLHIIAALLLITLVLIQDSKGAMGGSFGGGGGSSNSILGPTGAPNFLFKMTRYIVLGFAITSLLLTKLSSEKSGSALDDLPPATTQSAPMTAPAETQKTATPETK, from the coding sequence ATGACTTTTGTAGCAGTCCTTCATATTATCGCAGCATTACTTTTAATAACTTTAGTTCTTATTCAAGATTCTAAAGGTGCAATGGGCGGTTCATTTGGTGGCGGCGGTGGATCTTCTAATTCTATCTTGGGTCCGACTGGCGCTCCTAATTTTCTTTTCAAGATGACTAGATATATAGTTCTAGGTTTTGCAATAACTAGCTTACTACTTACAAAACTCTCTTCTGAAAAAAGCGGAAGTGCTCTTGATGACCTTCCTCCCGCTACAACCCAAAGTGCTCCAATGACAGCACCTGCTGAAACTCAAAAAACAGCGACTCCAGAAACTAAGTAG
- the tpiA gene encoding triose-phosphate isomerase codes for MIEKVVAANWKMYKNPEESTAFLKKFLELLPPANQKQVFIFPQTVCLQAVEDCLAEQNVDILTGAQNCYTEDEGAFTGEISPKVLKDMKTDAILIGHSERRSHFKEDNELLSKKIKSAQAHNLIPMYCIGETLDQRKGGKTFDVLKEQLEVGLKHFDRKGSLIVAYEPVWAIGTGEVATPEQAQEAHAFVRKTLQKITGLDTYKILYGGSVKPENAQELISKPDIDGFLVGGASLKPDSLAQICQIALTKRR; via the coding sequence ATGATAGAAAAAGTTGTAGCGGCAAATTGGAAGATGTATAAGAACCCCGAAGAGTCTACGGCCTTTCTTAAAAAATTCTTAGAATTACTCCCACCAGCAAATCAAAAACAGGTTTTTATTTTTCCCCAAACAGTTTGCTTACAAGCTGTGGAAGATTGTTTGGCCGAACAAAATGTGGACATTCTTACGGGAGCACAGAACTGCTACACGGAGGATGAAGGTGCCTTTACGGGCGAAATTTCGCCTAAGGTTCTTAAAGACATGAAAACAGATGCCATCTTGATTGGCCACTCAGAGAGACGCAGTCACTTTAAAGAAGACAATGAACTTTTATCTAAAAAAATTAAATCCGCTCAGGCTCATAATTTAATTCCAATGTATTGCATTGGCGAAACTTTGGATCAAAGAAAGGGCGGAAAAACTTTTGATGTTCTAAAAGAACAATTAGAAGTGGGGCTAAAACATTTTGATCGCAAAGGAAGCCTTATTGTTGCTTACGAACCTGTTTGGGCCATCGGCACCGGCGAAGTCGCCACCCCAGAACAAGCTCAAGAAGCCCATGCCTTTGTAAGAAAAACTCTTCAAAAAATCACAGGCTTAGATACTTATAAAATTCTATACGGCGGATCTGTTAAACCTGAGAACGCACAAGAGCTTATTTCTAAGCCCGATATCGATGGCTTTCTAGTTGGCGGAGCTTCTCTTAAACCAGACAGTCTCGCTCAAATCTGCCAGATTGCATTAACCAAAAGGCGCTAA
- a CDS encoding phosphoglycerate kinase, whose protein sequence is MTLIPSATPAPVTPGLKGIKFIEELDIKEKRVFLRLDLNVPLKNGKITDDTRIREAIPTIQYCLDNKCKLMIASHLGRPEGFDKKYSLEPVAERLHELLNAEIHLIEDPASDAPKALMKTLRPNQIVLLENVRYIPGEQKNDEKFAVKLAQYADVYINDAFGASHRAHSTIDALPKLIKTKGVGFLMKKEIEMLDKVLYHYESPFIAILGGSKVSDKIGVLDALIDRVDTFIIGGAMAYTFMAALKQGVGNSRIEQDKVSYAKRFMEKVEARDKKVLLPIDHVCSKNFENPIPQVVGTPDIPDGLMALDIGEKSRRLFAAEIAKGKTVFWNGPMGVFEKKGFERGTMGIAKAVSECEGFTVVGGGDSVSALNESGYADKVGHISTGGGASLEYLQGDKLAGLEVLRTRIREPSP, encoded by the coding sequence ATGACTCTTATTCCGTCAGCAACCCCGGCCCCGGTTACTCCTGGCTTAAAGGGAATTAAATTTATCGAAGAACTCGATATCAAAGAAAAAAGAGTTTTCTTAAGACTCGATCTCAACGTACCTTTGAAAAATGGAAAGATCACAGACGACACAAGAATCCGAGAAGCCATTCCAACAATCCAGTATTGCTTAGACAATAAATGCAAACTCATGATTGCATCGCATCTTGGACGGCCTGAGGGTTTTGACAAAAAATATTCCCTAGAACCAGTTGCTGAAAGACTCCATGAGCTCCTCAATGCAGAAATTCACTTGATCGAAGACCCTGCGAGCGATGCACCAAAAGCCTTAATGAAAACTCTTAGACCAAATCAGATCGTTCTCCTTGAAAACGTAAGATACATTCCTGGAGAACAAAAAAATGATGAGAAGTTTGCCGTAAAGCTTGCGCAATACGCAGATGTTTACATCAACGATGCCTTCGGTGCTTCTCACCGGGCTCATTCTACTATTGATGCTCTTCCGAAACTTATCAAAACAAAGGGCGTAGGTTTCTTGATGAAAAAAGAAATCGAAATGCTTGATAAAGTTCTTTATCATTACGAATCCCCATTCATCGCAATCCTTGGCGGATCTAAAGTGAGCGACAAGATTGGCGTACTTGATGCTCTGATTGATCGCGTAGACACCTTCATCATCGGTGGTGCCATGGCCTATACATTTATGGCCGCCCTGAAACAAGGAGTGGGAAATTCTCGTATAGAGCAAGACAAAGTGAGCTATGCAAAAAGATTTATGGAAAAAGTTGAAGCTCGTGACAAAAAAGTGCTACTTCCCATAGATCATGTCTGCTCAAAAAATTTTGAAAATCCAATTCCGCAAGTTGTTGGAACTCCAGATATTCCAGATGGCCTAATGGCCCTAGATATCGGCGAAAAATCGCGAAGATTATTTGCAGCAGAAATTGCTAAAGGAAAAACTGTATTTTGGAATGGCCCCATGGGCGTATTCGAGAAAAAAGGTTTTGAACGCGGAACGATGGGCATCGCAAAGGCTGTGAGCGAATGTGAAGGCTTCACCGTTGTGGGCGGCGGCGATAGCGTGTCGGCACTCAATGAATCAGGTTATGCAGATAAAGTCGGCCACATCTCTACCGGCGGCGGCGCAAGTTTAGAATATCTTCAAGGCGATAAATTAGCTGGATTGGAAGTTCTAAGAACCAGAATTAGGGAACCATCACCATGA
- the gap gene encoding type I glyceraldehyde-3-phosphate dehydrogenase — translation MSRKLRVGINGFGRIGRMVFRAGYDKVDFVGINDTSDIATSAHLLKYDSTHRMAPFEVGHNAAGLLVNGKSIPVSSSKNPADIPWDKWEVDIVFECTGAFKSAADFQKHIKGSVKRVLVSAPAEGVDFTAVFGVNHTQYDAGKHKIVSNASCTTNCLAPLVKVLHENFTIEKGMMTTVHSYTSDQRLLDAGHKDLRRARAAALSMIPTTTGAAIAVGEVLPDLKGKIDGVSIRVPTPDVSLVDFVGITKKQVTIESVNDALTKASQKEMLGIMKIEKDPLVSTDFIGSPFSSIIDLDQTMVIEGNMIKVLSWYDNEMGFSHRMVDLALFMKAKGL, via the coding sequence ATGTCACGCAAATTGAGAGTTGGAATTAATGGTTTTGGTCGTATTGGTCGTATGGTTTTTAGAGCCGGTTATGACAAAGTGGATTTTGTTGGAATCAACGACACTTCAGATATCGCGACGAGCGCGCATCTTTTAAAATACGACAGTACTCACCGCATGGCTCCTTTCGAAGTTGGACATAACGCTGCCGGGTTACTCGTTAATGGGAAGAGCATTCCTGTTTCAAGCTCCAAAAATCCGGCGGATATCCCTTGGGACAAATGGGAAGTGGATATCGTGTTCGAATGTACAGGCGCTTTCAAATCAGCTGCTGATTTCCAAAAACACATTAAAGGTTCCGTAAAAAGAGTTCTTGTCTCAGCTCCTGCTGAAGGCGTCGATTTCACCGCGGTATTTGGCGTGAACCACACGCAATACGATGCAGGTAAACATAAGATCGTTTCCAATGCTTCTTGCACCACAAACTGCCTTGCTCCTCTTGTTAAGGTTCTTCACGAGAACTTTACGATCGAAAAAGGTATGATGACCACCGTTCACTCGTACACTAGCGACCAAAGATTACTTGATGCAGGTCACAAAGATCTCAGACGCGCTAGAGCCGCCGCTCTCTCCATGATTCCGACAACAACAGGGGCAGCTATTGCCGTCGGCGAAGTTCTTCCGGATCTAAAAGGAAAAATCGACGGCGTGAGTATCCGAGTGCCGACGCCAGATGTATCACTGGTTGATTTCGTTGGTATTACAAAAAAACAAGTTACAATCGAATCAGTTAACGATGCACTAACAAAAGCTTCGCAAAAAGAAATGTTGGGCATTATGAAAATCGAAAAAGATCCTCTCGTGAGTACAGATTTTATCGGCTCCCCTTTTAGCTCCATCATTGATTTGGATCAAACGATGGTGATCGAAGGAAACATGATCAAAGTTCTTTCTTGGTACGACAACGAGATGGGCTTCTCGCACAGAATGGTTGATCTAGCGTTATTTATGAAAGCAAAAGGTTTGTAG
- a CDS encoding thioredoxin domain-containing protein, translated as MNHLKNEKSPYLKQHVNNPVDWYPWGEEAFAKAKSESKPIFLSIGYSTCHWCHVMEHESFEDKAVAKILNENFVSIKVDREERPDIDSVYMTVCQMLTGHGGWPLNIFLTPDKKPFFAGTYFPKNSKYGRVGLIDLLPRVSDIFTNKKDELNLTVDGIQAALKESQNNKTVSSDFDLEFLVHKTKEELSGMFDNENGGFGIKPKFPSPHKLIFLLENYKLTKDQESLAMVEKTLFKMHQGGFYDHIGDGFHRYSTDEKWILPHFEKMLYDQAWLSYAYTFCFELTGKSFYRQIAENIYDFVLREMTSSNGGFYSAFDADTDGEEGKFYIWTVNELEKHLSAEELAFLREDFEFSFEGNYYDEATQQKNNHNIFYLENSLEVKTEKDIETFFTKFAPIKQKLLEIRAQRPKPLRDEKILTDWNSIMAASFLKAAKVFDLKSSLKAEVYKKAGLKNIEFIISEMKLDDHLFHRTCDDELQKYEFLEDQASFIWALTHAYELTVDKKYILMAKDHIHKVETEFSDPSGGYFQTPQSQEVVLMRMKDLYDGAIPCGNSIYMTALTKLTLYLKDPILQEKYEQNIQKMFDQIVYSPSSNTFLTMSCLFFLHPYCEEGLC; from the coding sequence ATGAACCACTTAAAAAATGAGAAAAGTCCATATCTTAAGCAGCACGTCAATAATCCGGTCGATTGGTATCCGTGGGGAGAAGAGGCTTTTGCCAAAGCGAAGAGCGAGAGTAAGCCTATCTTTTTATCTATAGGTTATTCGACCTGTCATTGGTGCCATGTGATGGAGCATGAATCGTTTGAAGACAAAGCTGTGGCAAAAATTTTAAATGAAAATTTTGTTTCCATAAAAGTGGATAGAGAAGAACGTCCAGACATCGATTCGGTTTACATGACCGTATGTCAGATGCTGACCGGCCATGGTGGATGGCCTTTAAATATTTTCTTAACACCGGACAAAAAACCATTCTTCGCAGGAACATATTTTCCTAAAAATTCAAAATACGGTAGAGTCGGTTTGATTGATCTTTTGCCACGAGTTTCAGATATATTTACTAATAAAAAAGACGAATTGAATCTCACTGTGGATGGCATTCAAGCTGCTCTCAAAGAATCTCAAAACAACAAAACGGTGAGTAGCGATTTTGATTTAGAATTTTTAGTCCACAAAACCAAAGAAGAATTGAGTGGAATGTTTGATAATGAAAATGGTGGATTTGGAATCAAACCCAAATTTCCATCGCCTCATAAATTGATTTTTTTACTTGAAAATTACAAGCTCACCAAGGATCAAGAATCCTTAGCGATGGTGGAAAAAACTCTTTTCAAAATGCATCAGGGTGGGTTTTACGATCATATTGGAGATGGGTTTCATAGATATTCCACAGATGAGAAGTGGATCCTCCCGCACTTTGAAAAAATGCTCTACGATCAAGCGTGGCTTTCCTATGCTTACACCTTTTGCTTTGAGCTCACCGGGAAGTCTTTCTACAGGCAAATTGCGGAAAACATCTATGACTTTGTTTTACGAGAAATGACAAGCTCAAACGGTGGTTTCTATAGCGCTTTTGATGCCGATACAGACGGGGAAGAAGGTAAGTTCTATATCTGGACGGTCAACGAACTGGAGAAGCATCTCAGTGCCGAAGAATTGGCTTTTTTGAGAGAAGATTTTGAATTTTCTTTTGAAGGAAATTATTACGACGAGGCCACTCAGCAAAAAAACAATCATAATATTTTCTATCTAGAAAATTCTCTCGAAGTAAAAACAGAAAAAGATATTGAGACATTCTTTACAAAGTTTGCCCCAATCAAACAAAAACTTTTAGAAATTAGAGCACAGAGACCAAAACCTTTGAGAGACGAAAAAATCTTAACGGATTGGAATTCGATCATGGCTGCATCATTTTTAAAAGCGGCCAAAGTATTTGATTTAAAATCTTCTCTAAAAGCTGAAGTTTATAAAAAAGCCGGTTTAAAAAATATCGAATTCATTATTAGTGAAATGAAACTCGATGATCATCTTTTCCATAGAACCTGCGATGATGAACTTCAAAAGTACGAGTTTTTGGAGGATCAAGCTTCGTTCATTTGGGCTTTGACTCATGCTTATGAACTCACGGTCGATAAAAAGTATATTTTGATGGCAAAAGATCATATTCATAAAGTTGAGACCGAGTTCAGTGATCCTAGTGGCGGCTACTTTCAAACTCCGCAGTCTCAAGAAGTGGTATTGATGCGTATGAAGGATCTCTATGATGGAGCCATTCCATGCGGTAATTCCATATATATGACGGCCCTTACAAAATTGACTCTTTATCTCAAGGATCCGATTCTGCAGGAAAAGTACGAGCAAAATATCCAGAAAATGTTTGACCAAATTGTATATTCTCCCTCGTCTAACACGTTCCTGACAATGTCATGCTTGTTTTTTCTACATCCTTACTGTGAAGAAGGACTTTGTTAA
- a CDS encoding response regulator transcription factor, translating to MNNSILLVEDESELRDFLTSIFEENGYKTISVNDGKRAFEVLESFRPNLMILDHNLPDIQGSQVLSRLRGDAKYADLPVVFLTAISSEDNIVNAFDMGADDYIEKPFSVNVLLRRVKAVLNRYQEKTSASSISSRNILVKGDLEVDFDSYKVKILGNNLEITLMEFNILKELLKADGKPLSRESLIQRINGTNSVTERTIDVHICAIRKKLNTYGKTIETIRGVGYRLHV from the coding sequence GTGAACAATAGCATACTACTAGTTGAAGATGAGTCAGAGCTCAGAGATTTTCTGACAAGTATATTTGAAGAAAACGGCTACAAAACCATTTCTGTGAACGACGGCAAAAGAGCGTTTGAAGTATTAGAAAGCTTTAGGCCTAATCTTATGATCCTTGACCACAATCTACCCGATATACAGGGCTCTCAAGTTCTATCTCGCCTCCGAGGTGATGCAAAATATGCCGATCTACCGGTGGTATTCTTAACTGCGATTTCGAGCGAAGACAATATCGTTAATGCTTTTGACATGGGTGCCGACGACTATATCGAAAAACCTTTTTCTGTGAATGTTCTTTTGAGAAGAGTAAAAGCAGTTTTAAATCGTTACCAAGAAAAGACCTCAGCTTCCTCAATTTCTAGTCGCAACATTCTTGTGAAAGGAGATCTTGAAGTCGATTTTGATTCTTACAAAGTAAAAATCCTTGGCAATAATCTAGAAATCACTTTAATGGAATTCAACATTCTAAAAGAGCTTTTAAAGGCTGACGGAAAACCTCTTTCTAGAGAATCACTTATCCAACGCATCAATGGCACTAATTCAGTAACAGAAAGAACGATTGATGTTCACATCTGTGCAATTCGTAAAAAACTCAATACCTACGGAAAAACAATCGAAACAATCCGTGGTGTTGGCTACAGATTGCACGTTTAA
- a CDS encoding 5'-deoxyadenosine deaminase, with protein sequence MKYLIQNSTLIPMIKDREVLSNDLLIENGIIKQIGKIQPDSNTHVIDAKDCFTLPGFIQGHIHLVQTLLRHQADDLELLDWLKERTWPFEAAMDGDAIEASSLLGTSELLLGGTTTICDYGTTHSHERVFKVVEKMGLRYIGGKTQMDQGEGVPAPLLEKTDTSLREVYDLGKKWHKAHGNRIQYAVTPRFAVSCTENLLRESVKMARQNGWYLQTHSSENKGEIELVEKLTGRKNISYLNDLEFSGEDTILAHCVHLTEKEMAILAETKTRVCHCPGSNLKLASGIADIPEMLKRKIPVLLGADGAPCNNRLSIFNEMGLAATIHKVKYGPLSMPAWQVLKMATVDAAKALRLDKEIGTLEVGKKADIVILSRKSLSMNPDGDPASQIVYGAHPNDVAYVFVEGKMLVDKSKLTSVKEESVIEQSRDAWNRTRPKMKEFIV encoded by the coding sequence ATGAAATATTTAATTCAGAATTCAACTCTCATCCCAATGATCAAAGATCGTGAAGTATTATCTAACGATCTCTTGATTGAAAATGGAATCATCAAGCAAATCGGAAAGATTCAACCGGATTCAAACACTCATGTGATTGATGCCAAGGATTGCTTTACTTTACCCGGTTTTATCCAAGGACATATTCATCTTGTACAAACTCTCTTAAGGCATCAAGCCGATGATTTAGAGCTTTTGGATTGGCTAAAGGAGCGCACCTGGCCCTTTGAAGCCGCAATGGATGGTGATGCCATCGAAGCATCAAGTCTGCTCGGAACTTCAGAGCTTTTGTTGGGTGGAACAACAACAATTTGTGATTACGGAACCACACACTCTCATGAAAGAGTCTTTAAAGTCGTAGAAAAAATGGGATTACGATACATCGGTGGAAAAACTCAGATGGATCAAGGTGAAGGCGTTCCAGCCCCTCTTTTAGAAAAAACAGATACTTCTTTGAGAGAAGTCTATGACCTTGGTAAAAAGTGGCATAAGGCTCATGGGAACAGAATTCAGTACGCGGTTACCCCAAGGTTTGCCGTGAGCTGTACAGAAAATCTTTTGAGAGAATCGGTAAAAATGGCTCGCCAAAATGGTTGGTATTTACAAACGCACTCTTCAGAAAACAAAGGGGAGATTGAGCTTGTCGAAAAATTAACAGGCAGAAAAAATATTTCCTATTTAAATGACTTAGAATTTTCTGGGGAAGATACAATTCTCGCTCACTGTGTGCATCTCACTGAGAAAGAGATGGCGATTTTGGCAGAGACAAAAACAAGAGTATGTCATTGTCCTGGTTCCAATTTAAAATTGGCATCTGGTATTGCGGATATTCCTGAAATGTTAAAAAGAAAAATTCCCGTGCTGTTAGGTGCAGACGGTGCCCCGTGCAACAATCGCTTAAGTATTTTTAATGAAATGGGATTGGCAGCCACGATTCACAAGGTCAAATACGGTCCATTGAGTATGCCAGCGTGGCAAGTTCTAAAGATGGCTACCGTAGATGCAGCCAAAGCTCTAAGGCTGGATAAAGAAATAGGCACGTTGGAAGTGGGAAAGAAGGCCGATATCGTTATTTTGTCTCGTAAATCTCTCTCGATGAATCCTGATGGCGATCCCGCCTCACAAATAGTTTACGGTGCTCATCCTAACGATGTGGCTTACGTTTTTGTAGAGGGAAAAATGCTAGTGGATAAATCTAAACTGACATCTGTAAAAGAAGAATCAGTGATCGAACAATCTCGAGATGCTTGGAATAGAACCCGTCCTAAAATGAAAGAATTTATTGTTTGA
- a CDS encoding DUF2062 domain-containing protein: MKNIFQKNILNPIVDLLKQGLTPEKLALSLCAGIAISCFPVLGSTTILCALFAHFFKVNHIAIQIANYVCYPLQFALLIPFFLMGNYIFGYEKMIFNIQDMLTHFQIDTVGFFQTYTGLALRACVAWLISAPIIGLATYYPLKILVQRISKKQAASMVILIFFTSIANAEIFKFTGTAKNTKGEVVYTEKHKVILDNNKVISSETLYYSHEDKLIAELKSDYKTSMFLPEYIFKDLRSGIEHIVVKDGDKLLLKSKENEKSNIKTKIIKASEKMVSCQGFHYFIRENLDKFKRNEDKDIQLILPGLLDYFTFNIRAQDKKQTEGPIVNLKMTVNSWVLKMFVQTVDIEYDTIKKQLLKYRGASNILTDSGKTQDVEITYQY, translated from the coding sequence TTGAAAAACATTTTTCAAAAAAATATTTTAAACCCCATCGTAGATTTATTAAAGCAAGGGCTAACTCCTGAGAAATTAGCACTTTCCCTTTGTGCAGGGATTGCAATCTCATGTTTTCCGGTTTTGGGATCCACAACAATTTTGTGTGCGCTATTTGCTCATTTTTTTAAGGTGAATCATATTGCAATTCAGATCGCCAACTATGTTTGTTATCCTCTCCAATTCGCTCTATTAATTCCTTTCTTTCTAATGGGTAATTATATTTTTGGTTACGAAAAAATGATTTTTAACATTCAAGATATGCTTACTCACTTTCAAATCGATACTGTAGGTTTTTTTCAGACTTACACAGGCCTTGCCTTACGGGCTTGTGTTGCTTGGTTGATAAGCGCTCCTATTATTGGATTGGCAACTTACTATCCACTTAAAATACTTGTTCAAAGAATCTCTAAGAAGCAAGCGGCTAGCATGGTGATATTAATTTTTTTTACAAGTATAGCAAATGCGGAAATTTTTAAATTCACAGGTACAGCTAAAAATACAAAAGGGGAAGTGGTCTATACAGAAAAACATAAAGTTATCCTTGATAATAATAAAGTTATTTCAAGTGAAACGCTTTACTATAGCCATGAAGATAAACTTATTGCGGAGCTTAAATCAGATTATAAAACCAGTATGTTTTTACCAGAATATATCTTTAAAGATCTAAGAAGTGGAATCGAACATATTGTTGTTAAAGATGGCGACAAGCTGTTGTTAAAGTCTAAAGAAAATGAAAAATCTAATATAAAAACAAAAATTATAAAAGCATCTGAGAAGATGGTATCTTGCCAAGGATTTCATTATTTTATTCGAGAGAATCTTGATAAATTTAAAAGAAATGAAGACAAGGACATTCAGCTTATTTTACCAGGGTTATTGGATTATTTTACATTCAATATAAGAGCTCAAGACAAAAAACAGACAGAAGGACCTATTGTAAATTTAAAAATGACGGTAAATAGCTGGGTTTTAAAAATGTTTGTGCAAACAGTAGATATCGAATACGATACAATTAAAAAACAACTTTTAAAGTATCGGGGTGCCTCTAATATTTTAACTGATAGTGGCAAGACTCAAGATGTTGAAATTACGTATCAATATTAA
- a CDS encoding M48 family metallopeptidase — MKLEYIVFIIIIGSYLFSSIIDLLNIKNIQTEVPTEFQGFYDQEKYKKSQAYLKTNTKFALLEGAISTLLLVTFIALGGFNFIDLQIRDVTSNPIFQGLLYIATLSLLGGLIGLPFHIYDTFVIEEKFGFNKTTPKTFIGDLFKSVLMGVLIGGIVLAVIFWFFETVNNAWLWVFAFIILFQLFVMFIAPVTIMPLFNKFEPLEEGPLKTEIENFAKKENFKLSGLFKMDGSKRSTKANAYFTGFGKFRRIVLFDTLIQKHTQQELVSILAHEIGHYKEKHIFRQLFVSIFTTGLTFYVFSLFMKNPEIFKAFQMENISIYASFVFFGIFYSPISTMISLYSLYLSRKYEFEADSYAARTYGHSQELVNALKKMSVDSLSNLNPHPLKVFFEYTHPPVIQRVKAMKR; from the coding sequence ATGAAGCTAGAGTATATTGTTTTTATAATTATCATTGGTAGCTACCTATTTTCTTCAATCATTGACCTCCTGAATATCAAGAACATCCAAACGGAAGTTCCGACTGAATTTCAAGGTTTTTATGATCAAGAAAAATACAAAAAATCTCAAGCATACTTAAAGACCAACACTAAGTTCGCGTTACTCGAAGGAGCAATCTCCACTTTGCTTTTAGTTACCTTTATCGCATTGGGTGGATTTAATTTTATTGATTTACAAATTCGAGATGTCACTTCAAATCCTATTTTCCAAGGACTACTTTACATCGCAACACTTTCGCTTCTGGGTGGACTTATTGGTTTACCGTTTCATATTTATGATACCTTTGTTATAGAGGAAAAATTTGGTTTTAATAAAACCACACCGAAAACCTTTATTGGAGACTTATTCAAAAGCGTTCTTATGGGAGTTCTGATAGGAGGAATTGTTCTCGCTGTTATTTTCTGGTTTTTTGAAACTGTAAATAACGCTTGGCTTTGGGTTTTTGCTTTTATTATTTTGTTCCAACTTTTTGTGATGTTTATAGCACCGGTGACCATTATGCCACTCTTTAATAAATTTGAACCCCTTGAAGAGGGACCTCTAAAAACAGAAATCGAAAATTTTGCCAAAAAGGAAAATTTTAAACTTTCAGGGCTATTTAAAATGGACGGCAGTAAACGCTCCACTAAGGCCAACGCCTACTTTACCGGTTTTGGAAAATTCCGCAGAATCGTTCTCTTTGATACTTTGATCCAAAAGCACACGCAGCAAGAGTTAGTATCCATTCTCGCTCACGAAATTGGTCACTACAAAGAAAAACATATTTTTAGACAGCTCTTTGTTTCTATATTTACAACTGGGCTAACTTTTTATGTTTTTTCTTTGTTCATGAAAAACCCTGAAATATTCAAAGCTTTCCAGATGGAAAATATTTCGATTTATGCAAGTTTTGTATTCTTTGGAATATTTTATTCTCCGATTTCAACAATGATTTCCCTCTATAGTCTCTATCTTTCTAGAAAATATGAGTTCGAGGCCGACAGTTATGCCGCGAGAACCTACGGCCACTCCCAAGAATTAGTGAATGCTTTAAAAAAAATGTCAGTGGATTCATTATCGAATTTAAATCCTCACCCTCTCAAAGTTTTTTTTGAATACACCCACCCACCTGTAATCCAAAGAGTAAAAGCGATGAAAAGGTGA